The following are encoded in a window of Podospora pseudoanserina strain CBS 124.78 chromosome 6, whole genome shotgun sequence genomic DNA:
- the PMP3_2 gene encoding plasma membrane proteolipid Pmp3 (EggNog:ENOG503P9V8; COG:S) codes for MEKSPAYNYNYNNNNNNGGMGMDTGITGGTSSSSANPMQQPVYTDNTKPHTNDYYAAPPTSSSAGVGAGATPTTHPVGMDHTNRDSMASTAVPPATTRTSSSSFTGSDVILLIMAIFLPPVAVFLKRGCDAHFFINILLTILAWLPGMIHAFYVVVRYPGDLGDRRARKGEGKRGI; via the coding sequence ATGGAGAAATCACCGGCATACAACtacaactacaacaacaacaacaacaacggggGCATGGGAATGGACACGGGCATCACTGGcggcacctcctcctcctctgccaaCCCTATGCAACAACCTGTGTACaccgacaacaccaaaccccacACCAACGACTACTACGCCGCCCCTCCTACCTCGTCTTCCGCAGGCGTAGGCGCAggagcaacaccaacaacccaccccGTGGGTATGGACCACACAAACCGTGACTCGATGGCATCCACCGCCGTACCCCCAGCTACCACCAGGACGAGTTCATCAAGTTTCACAGGAAGTgacgtcatcctcctcatcatggccatcttcctccccccggTGGCGGTCTTCTTGAAGAGGGGATGTGACGCGCATTTTTTTATCAACATCCTGCTCACGATCTTGGCGTGGTTGCCGGGCATGATTCATGCTTTTTATGTTGTGGTGAGGTACCCTGGTGATTTGGGGGAtcggagggcgaggaagggggaggggaagaggggtATTTGA